Part of the Leptolyngbya sp. BL0902 genome, CTGGAGGACGTGCTGCCCACCACGCTAGTCATCGTCACCTCCAAATCCGGCGGCACCCCCGAAACCCGCAACGGTATGTTGGAGGTGATGAATAAGTTTGCTGCCAAGGGGCTAGATTTCCCCAAGCAGGCGGTGGCCGTCACCGGGCGGGGGAGCCTCCTGGAAAACCAGGCTATCCAAGAGGGCTGGCTGGCCACCTTCCCCATGCGCGATTGGGTCGGGGGCCGTACCTCGGAACTGTCCGCTGTGGGTCTGCTGCCTGCGGCCCTGCAAAACATCAGCATTCGATCCATCCTGGGTGGGGCCAAGGAAATGGACATCGCCACCCGCGTGCCCGACCTGCGCCGCAACCCCGCCGCCCTGATTGCCCTCGCCTGGTATTACGCGGGCAACGGCAGGGGCGATAAGGACATGGTGGTATTGCCCTACAAAGACAGCCTGCTGCTGTTCAGCCGCTACCTCCAGCAGCTCGTGATGGAGTCCCTCGGCAAAGAAAAAGACCTCGACGGCAACGTGGTCTATCAGGGCATCGCCGTCTACGGCAACAAGGGTTCCACAGACCAACACGCCTACGTGCAGCAGCTTCGGGACGGTCTGCCCAGCTTCTTTGTCACCTTCATTGAGGTGATGAAGGATCGGGCTGGAGAATCCATCGAGCTAGAACCGGGCATCACCTCCGGCGATTATCTGTTTGGCTTTTTGCAGGGCACCCGCAAAGCCCTCTACGACAACGCCCGCGAATCCATCACCATCACCATTCCCGAAGTGAATGCCCACACCGTCGGGGCACTCATCGCTCTCTACGAGCGGGCCGTGGGGCTCTATGCCTCCCTGGTGAATATCAACGCCTACCACCAGCCGGGGGTAGAGGCCGGGAAAAAAGCCGCCGCTGAGGTATTAAAAGTGCAGACGGCTATTGTGGACACCCTGCGCCAAAGCGAGACCCCCCTCAGCCTGAAGGAACTGGCTGAAAACGCTGGTTATCCCGATGACATTGAAACCATCTACGCCCTCGTTCGCCACCTCCACTCCAACCAGCGCCAGGTGGTCATCCACGGTAATCCAGGCTATCCCGATGTGATCAAAATCGCCGCCATTGCCTAGCCTCAGTTCCCTGCCACCTCGCCCCTGAGTACCAATCCCCCCAAACTGAGGTGTGCTGATGCATCCCCTAACGCTGATGGAACGTCAGTCTGAGGGGCGTTTTGGTCTGGTCTAGGGGATGCACTGTGCCAATGATGGCGGCGGCGGGGTAGCCCTGCTGATGCAACTGCTCTAGGCAGGCGTTAGCTTGGTCGGCGGGTACGGCGGCGAGCAAGCCTCCAGCGGTTTGGGGATCAAACAGCAGGGGATAGGAGGGGTGGCGGGCGTAGTCGGCGGCGTGGGCGATGGACTGAGCGGCCTGTAGATTCTGGGCTTGTAGGGAACTGACGATTCCCTGGGCGAGGGTTTCGTGGGCACCGGGCAACAGGGGCAGGGCATCGAGATCAACGGTGGTGCTAACCGCTGAGGCATTGACCATCTCCAGCAGAT contains:
- a CDS encoding glucose-6-phosphate isomerase, translated to MTAAALWQRYKDWLYYHERLGFYLDVSRMGFDDAFVAKMQPRFAKAFEDMAALEAGAIANPDENRMVGHYWLRNADLAPTPELKQDILDTLFHIEQFASQVRTGGICPPGQEHFTDVLSIGIGGSALGPQFVAQALGPDFPPLKIHFIDNTDPEGIDRTLAKLEDVLPTTLVIVTSKSGGTPETRNGMLEVMNKFAAKGLDFPKQAVAVTGRGSLLENQAIQEGWLATFPMRDWVGGRTSELSAVGLLPAALQNISIRSILGGAKEMDIATRVPDLRRNPAALIALAWYYAGNGRGDKDMVVLPYKDSLLLFSRYLQQLVMESLGKEKDLDGNVVYQGIAVYGNKGSTDQHAYVQQLRDGLPSFFVTFIEVMKDRAGESIELEPGITSGDYLFGFLQGTRKALYDNARESITITIPEVNAHTVGALIALYERAVGLYASLVNINAYHQPGVEAGKKAAAEVLKVQTAIVDTLRQSETPLSLKELAENAGYPDDIETIYALVRHLHSNQRQVVIHGNPGYPDVIKIAAIA